Proteins encoded within one genomic window of Chlorobaculum sp. MV4-Y:
- a CDS encoding FAD-dependent oxidoreductase encodes MHVAIIGGGISGIAAAFYLAQQHVSVDLFESENQIGGRAGSDFLQERRVDFGGKNIGRNYLLFREFARAYGDPAFEYFGINTSQLVNGRIVSISREGSVWLNLLKIIRLCGFRKGITRLYPHIQAILNDRSQGVLCSDYFRALSENFDHLALDRHLNQRCIERVIRPITIRMNGAEPEECYPGNFGSNLALALDSFEQLTVGMYDLLNTFVVNHRKDSSLRILTSHRVTSIAKDRDKFRINYLHGATPGTESYDRVISALPAYSLAELLQDELPEASKLLNKISYFPVGIAIVKYRDEVFPKNRRAMVFERNSPLSNAGAYGLNDLDIVRYTFSGKASRTTISEQSSPEKVIKLGEKIASPYFNIKENPKEAFVFRYFTKGLCAYSPKHHLLLEKTDHLVNSLSGLGITGDYRRGASIEACFRAAKECVEKVIGDGS; translated from the coding sequence ATGCATGTAGCAATCATTGGGGGTGGAATATCAGGTATTGCTGCAGCATTCTACCTCGCGCAGCAACATGTCAGCGTTGATCTTTTTGAATCGGAAAACCAAATAGGTGGCAGAGCTGGCAGTGATTTTCTGCAGGAACGCAGGGTAGATTTTGGGGGCAAAAATATTGGCCGTAATTATTTACTTTTTCGCGAATTCGCCAGAGCGTACGGAGATCCTGCATTTGAGTATTTTGGCATAAACACGTCACAACTTGTTAACGGACGCATCGTCTCCATCAGTCGGGAAGGCTCCGTATGGCTCAATCTCCTTAAAATCATCCGCCTTTGCGGCTTCAGAAAAGGAATAACCCGTCTCTACCCTCACATCCAGGCGATTTTGAATGATCGTAGTCAGGGGGTGCTGTGCAGTGACTATTTCCGAGCACTGAGCGAGAACTTTGATCATCTCGCACTTGACCGGCATCTGAACCAGCGCTGTATCGAAAGGGTGATAAGGCCAATAACAATCCGGATGAATGGGGCCGAGCCTGAGGAGTGTTATCCTGGAAATTTCGGTTCGAATCTGGCCCTTGCCCTCGACAGTTTCGAACAACTCACCGTAGGAATGTATGATCTGCTCAATACATTCGTCGTCAATCACCGAAAAGATTCTTCTTTAAGGATATTGACCAGTCACAGGGTCACTTCGATAGCCAAAGATCGGGACAAGTTTCGCATAAATTATCTGCATGGTGCAACACCAGGTACAGAGAGTTATGACCGGGTCATTTCAGCCCTACCCGCTTATAGTCTGGCCGAATTGCTCCAGGATGAGTTGCCTGAAGCCTCCAAGCTACTCAATAAGATCAGCTATTTCCCGGTCGGCATAGCAATCGTAAAATATCGTGACGAGGTCTTCCCCAAAAACCGTCGCGCAATGGTTTTTGAACGTAATTCCCCTCTGAGCAACGCAGGAGCCTATGGCCTTAACGATCTGGATATTGTCAGATATACCTTCAGCGGTAAAGCCTCAAGAACGACGATCTCTGAGCAGTCTTCGCCGGAAAAGGTAATAAAGCTTGGTGAAAAGATTGCATCTCCTTACTTTAACATAAAAGAGAATCCTAAAGAGGCCTTTGTATTTAGATATTTTACAAAGGGTTTATGCGCATATTCTCCGAAACACCATCTGCTTCTCGAAAAAACAGACCACCTTGTCAATAGTCTATCCGGCTTGGGAATCACCGGTGATTATCGCCGCGGTGCCTCGATCGAAGCCTGCTTCAGAGCAGCCAAGGAATGTGTTGAAAAAGTAATTGGAGATGGTTCTTGA
- a CDS encoding AfsA-related hotdog domain-containing protein — MSASITQQTNHHSGTANSARCVVFDTASYCLLIKGDSLPFSAEERSVLIAESPEEACDFQSLLGDACQPFLSQEYRRLHPGLYEKLEAIAVSGWNNDAPFGIDKAAHLMKKLPLDLNRLFNSPIALSPNDPRPALIQKNLVHKHDEANVLVSEPFTAGRLRYFNIFSETAELKFDHQSPHVQGLLMLEALRQAGIASAHYQGLPLDGKLALLNYNTSFYHFLEQESPIICRSYTNFTTSETSDDAEACIYMQVFQWGRLCADTILKGFACTNAERYAQKEQRLKKIIERHKTNFDSKLKRMHESMVSTQCM, encoded by the coding sequence ATGAGTGCCAGTATAACACAGCAAACAAACCATCACTCGGGGACAGCGAATAGCGCCCGCTGTGTTGTTTTCGACACAGCATCTTATTGTCTGCTCATCAAAGGTGACAGCCTTCCTTTTTCTGCCGAAGAGCGGTCGGTGCTCATAGCCGAATCGCCCGAAGAAGCATGCGATTTCCAGAGTCTTCTTGGTGACGCTTGCCAACCATTCCTTTCCCAGGAATATCGCCGCCTTCATCCGGGTCTTTACGAAAAACTCGAGGCCATTGCTGTATCGGGTTGGAACAATGATGCTCCATTCGGTATTGACAAGGCTGCGCACCTCATGAAAAAACTGCCTCTTGACCTAAACCGTCTCTTCAACAGCCCAATTGCCCTCAGCCCGAATGACCCGCGACCAGCTCTTATTCAGAAAAATCTGGTTCACAAACACGATGAGGCTAACGTTCTTGTCTCAGAACCTTTTACCGCTGGCAGGCTGCGCTACTTCAATATATTTTCAGAAACAGCGGAGCTGAAATTCGATCATCAGTCACCTCATGTCCAAGGGTTACTTATGCTTGAGGCATTGAGACAGGCTGGAATTGCAAGCGCTCATTATCAAGGACTACCACTTGACGGAAAACTTGCCCTGCTAAATTACAACACGAGCTTCTACCATTTTCTTGAACAGGAATCTCCTATAATATGCAGATCTTACACTAATTTTACAACAAGCGAAACAAGCGATGATGCGGAAGCCTGTATCTATATGCAGGTTTTCCAATGGGGTAGACTATGTGCGGATACCATTCTGAAAGGATTCGCTTGCACTAACGCTGAACGTTATGCACAAAAAGAGCAACGTCTGAAAAAAATTATAGAAAGACATAAGACCAATTTTGATTCGAAGCTCAAAAGAATGCATGAATCAATGGTATCAACGCAATGCATGTAG
- a CDS encoding nuclear transport factor 2 family protein has protein sequence MRYQNAEEVLSEWITGICTGKIEKVEQLYHEQAVLIPTFSPHTVSTTEGIRHYFEQLATRDNLQVRLYEKSLKKQHLGGNAWILSGTYAFEFEVDQLLLTFPSRFTFAVNLEHERPIIHHHSSQVPRNLS, from the coding sequence ATGCGCTACCAGAATGCCGAAGAAGTTCTTTCGGAATGGATAACCGGAATATGCACCGGAAAAATCGAAAAAGTAGAGCAGCTCTATCATGAACAAGCGGTGCTGATCCCGACTTTTTCCCCTCATACCGTCAGTACAACCGAAGGCATACGCCACTACTTCGAACAGCTCGCAACCAGAGACAACCTGCAAGTCCGTCTCTACGAAAAATCGCTGAAAAAACAGCACTTGGGCGGAAACGCCTGGATATTGAGCGGCACCTACGCTTTCGAGTTTGAGGTTGACCAGCTTCTGCTGACATTCCCCTCCAGATTCACCTTCGCCGTCAATCTGGAGCATGAGCGGCCGATCATCCACCACCACTCGTCGCAGGTGCCAAGGAACCTGTCATAA
- a CDS encoding OmpA family protein — protein sequence MNTIQKFAKPAAFVMLFSTATMIAGCESSSNAGRGAGYGAAAGGIIGGIIGSNNGSWVQGALIGAAVGGAAGAVIGDYMDKQANEIRQQVQGANVERVGEGIRVVFDTGLLFSTDSATLNANSRYNIEKLARILNRYDDTDVVVEGHTDNTGTAASNQILSERRAESVSTLLRTYGVSGRRLTAIGYGETRPVATNATEAGRHLNRRVEVLIYANNDLKRQAQTGELKL from the coding sequence ATGAATACCATTCAGAAATTTGCAAAACCCGCCGCATTTGTCATGCTCTTTTCCACAGCAACGATGATTGCCGGTTGTGAATCATCCTCGAACGCCGGGCGCGGCGCCGGGTATGGCGCGGCAGCTGGCGGCATCATTGGCGGCATCATCGGCAGCAACAACGGCAGCTGGGTTCAGGGAGCTCTGATCGGCGCAGCCGTCGGCGGCGCGGCTGGTGCAGTCATTGGCGACTATATGGACAAGCAGGCTAACGAAATTCGCCAGCAGGTTCAGGGAGCCAATGTGGAGCGGGTCGGCGAAGGCATCCGCGTGGTCTTTGATACTGGCCTGCTCTTCTCGACCGACTCGGCAACCCTCAACGCCAACAGCCGGTACAACATCGAGAAACTCGCAAGAATCCTGAACCGCTACGACGATACTGACGTGGTCGTTGAAGGACATACCGACAATACCGGCACAGCCGCCTCGAACCAGATTCTTTCTGAACGCCGCGCCGAATCGGTCTCGACACTTCTGAGGACGTATGGCGTTTCTGGCCGCCGTCTCACTGCAATTGGATACGGCGAAACCCGACCCGTAGCCACCAACGCAACCGAGGCAGGCAGACACCTGAATCGCCGCGTCGAAGTGCTGATTTACGCCAACAACGATCTGAAGCGACAGGCCCAGACCGGAGAACTAAAGCTTTGA
- a CDS encoding DUF2515 family protein, whose protein sequence is MLQTREEWRQIAESVLPPKERYSDRNRMITARYAGWYLENPGILKWAGMAAFASRQVGLAILAAELMTAPERQNADGNPLLALHRFGTDRLMLADFEEIRNGNNNIYRDIAWAHAAYIGGGMAELEACAAEREDDLLVEGFGMIDHGRKLLRRDANDPEGERLIWEGNTFLLRHEQVDVLQPVFDRLSSGGRVLASFGSELDFSGSPISDSRYRASFSSFHGYFETLAGLKSVANPADRWQWVEQCVIPSWKAADRQMGHEWSGRNEMAKIAAGQQDTVQQLSAFVTSFGR, encoded by the coding sequence ATGCTGCAAACCCGAGAAGAGTGGCGGCAGATAGCCGAGTCGGTTTTGCCGCCAAAAGAGCGGTACTCCGACCGGAACCGCATGATTACCGCTCGCTATGCGGGTTGGTATCTCGAAAATCCCGGAATCCTCAAATGGGCCGGGATGGCCGCATTTGCCTCCCGGCAGGTCGGCCTGGCCATCCTGGCTGCCGAGCTGATGACGGCTCCGGAGCGACAAAACGCCGACGGTAATCCACTGCTGGCCTTGCACCGTTTCGGTACGGACCGGCTCATGCTCGCCGATTTTGAGGAGATACGGAACGGCAACAACAATATTTACCGCGACATCGCCTGGGCGCATGCCGCCTACATTGGCGGTGGTATGGCCGAGCTTGAGGCGTGCGCCGCCGAGCGTGAGGATGATCTGCTTGTCGAAGGATTTGGCATGATCGATCACGGGCGAAAGCTTTTGCGCCGTGATGCCAATGATCCTGAGGGGGAGCGGCTCATCTGGGAGGGCAACACCTTTCTCTTGCGTCATGAGCAGGTTGATGTGCTTCAGCCAGTATTCGACAGGCTCAGTTCCGGCGGGCGGGTTTTGGCATCGTTCGGCAGCGAATTAGATTTTTCGGGATCGCCGATTTCCGACTCCCGGTATCGGGCCTCCTTCAGCTCGTTTCACGGCTATTTTGAAACGCTCGCCGGTCTGAAAAGCGTCGCCAATCCGGCTGACCGGTGGCAATGGGTCGAGCAATGCGTGATCCCCTCATGGAAAGCCGCCGACCGCCAGATGGGACACGAATGGTCAGGCAGAAACGAAATGGCGAAAATTGCCGCCGGTCAGCAGGATACTGTCCAGCAGTTGTCAGCTTTTGTCACCTCTTTTGGCCGTTAA
- a CDS encoding ABC transporter permease, with amino-acid sequence MMLSVMETVIQAATSLAANKLRSALTTLGVAVGVFSIIAVMTALDAVDRSIASGLSSLGANTFQIQKNPATVFGGGHNRNLYANRKDITWQEAQLFKKYMGQSARNIGFIITSQAAQASYGNEITNPDVTLTGGDESFAPANGFDVIAGRNLNDGDLRYASDTAVIGSDVAAYLFRQGQNPIGKQIRVNGKVYTVIGVFSKKGAAFGQSQDNFVLIPITRYLDEVNETSSIAITVEAMSQKNYKQTIDRAIGAMRLARGLTVKKPNDFEIRTNESLVDSFRDIQRIVSIGAFIISFMALLTAGVGIMNIMLVSVTERTREIGIRMSVGAPRRSILQQFLLEALLLSIGGGVVGIVTGAAAGNLVAVNFNLPLMFPWLWVVVSLTVCSVIGISFGLFPAWKASSLDPVTALRATR; translated from the coding sequence ATGATGCTCTCAGTCATGGAAACCGTGATACAGGCCGCAACATCACTGGCGGCCAACAAGCTGCGCTCGGCGCTCACGACGCTCGGGGTAGCGGTGGGCGTTTTCTCTATTATCGCGGTCATGACGGCGCTCGACGCCGTGGACCGCTCGATTGCCTCGGGGCTGTCGAGCCTCGGCGCGAACACCTTCCAGATCCAGAAAAATCCTGCCACGGTGTTCGGCGGCGGGCATAACCGCAATCTGTACGCCAACCGCAAGGACATCACCTGGCAAGAGGCGCAGCTCTTCAAAAAATACATGGGTCAAAGCGCCAGGAATATCGGCTTTATCATCACGAGCCAGGCCGCGCAGGCCAGTTACGGCAACGAAATCACCAATCCCGACGTCACGCTCACCGGCGGCGACGAAAGCTTCGCTCCGGCTAACGGTTTCGATGTCATCGCGGGAAGGAACCTGAACGACGGCGACCTCCGCTACGCCTCTGACACTGCCGTCATCGGCAGCGACGTGGCCGCTTACCTGTTTCGGCAGGGGCAGAACCCGATCGGCAAGCAGATCAGGGTCAACGGCAAGGTCTATACGGTCATCGGCGTGTTCAGCAAGAAGGGGGCGGCGTTCGGCCAGAGCCAGGACAACTTCGTGCTCATCCCGATCACCCGCTATCTCGACGAGGTGAATGAAACATCGAGCATCGCCATCACGGTGGAGGCAATGTCGCAGAAAAACTACAAGCAAACCATCGACCGGGCCATCGGTGCAATGCGGCTTGCACGAGGTCTGACGGTCAAAAAGCCAAACGATTTCGAGATCAGAACCAATGAATCGCTGGTCGATTCGTTCCGCGACATCCAGCGAATCGTCAGCATCGGGGCATTTATCATCAGCTTCATGGCGCTGTTGACCGCGGGCGTGGGCATCATGAACATCATGCTGGTCAGCGTGACGGAGCGGACGCGAGAAATCGGCATCCGCATGTCGGTCGGCGCGCCGCGGCGCTCGATTTTGCAGCAGTTCCTGCTCGAAGCGCTGCTGCTCTCAATCGGCGGCGGTGTGGTCGGCATTGTAACCGGAGCGGCGGCGGGCAACCTGGTGGCGGTCAACTTCAATCTGCCGTTGATGTTTCCGTGGCTGTGGGTCGTCGTGTCGCTGACGGTATGCTCGGTCATCGGCATCTCGTTCGGCCTCTTCCCAGCCTGGAAAGCCTCCAGCCTTGACCCGGTCACCGCGCTCCGCGCGACACGGTGA
- a CDS encoding ABC transporter permease, with the protein MNAALQQFRYETAESLNIAVYQIMANKIRSFLTALGVIIGIVAITMMGTAINGIELGFDKSLAMLGYDVIYVQKGSWSTMGSWWRFRNRPDIETRYAAEINRIIAGNPLSELIVAVPQMSTIDASARYRDREILQIFALGTNQDYPLTASGDLSAGRFFTAQESAAGDEVCVIGDDIATGLFPGGRAVGQSLRLKNHNVRVVGIFKKQGKFLGLFSFDNQLIMPLGAFTKVYGKTPMVTIRVKVRDEKRIPEAKEELTGLMRRIRRLPPGKADDFGINEQQAFKSQLDPIKNGIAMAGIFITGMSLFVGAIGIMNITFVSVKERTREIGLRKALGARRRTILLQFLIESVMICLVGGVIGLATALSITVLIQTLLPDFPVSFSPMLVLASIGVSVATGIISGLAPAISASRLDPAVSLRYE; encoded by the coding sequence ATGAACGCCGCTTTGCAACAGTTCCGGTACGAGACGGCAGAGAGCCTGAACATTGCCGTGTACCAGATCATGGCCAACAAGATTCGCTCGTTCCTGACAGCGCTCGGTGTCATCATCGGCATCGTGGCGATCACCATGATGGGCACGGCGATCAATGGCATCGAGCTCGGTTTCGACAAGAGCCTTGCCATGCTTGGCTACGATGTGATCTACGTACAGAAGGGATCGTGGAGCACGATGGGCTCGTGGTGGCGATTCCGCAACCGGCCGGATATCGAGACCCGCTACGCCGCCGAGATCAACCGGATCATCGCAGGCAACCCGCTCTCGGAGCTGATCGTGGCCGTGCCGCAAATGTCCACCATCGATGCCTCGGCGCGCTACCGCGACCGCGAGATTCTGCAGATCTTCGCGCTGGGCACAAACCAGGACTACCCGCTCACCGCCTCGGGCGACTTGTCGGCAGGGCGCTTTTTCACAGCGCAGGAGTCGGCGGCAGGCGACGAGGTCTGCGTCATCGGCGACGACATCGCCACCGGATTGTTCCCCGGCGGAAGAGCCGTCGGGCAATCGCTTCGCTTGAAGAATCACAACGTGCGCGTCGTGGGCATCTTCAAAAAGCAGGGCAAATTCCTCGGCCTCTTCAGCTTCGACAACCAGCTCATCATGCCGCTCGGCGCGTTCACAAAGGTGTACGGAAAAACCCCGATGGTGACGATCAGGGTCAAGGTCAGGGATGAAAAGCGGATTCCGGAGGCCAAGGAGGAGCTGACCGGCCTGATGCGGCGGATACGGAGACTGCCGCCCGGCAAAGCAGACGACTTCGGCATCAACGAACAGCAGGCGTTCAAGAGCCAACTCGATCCGATCAAGAACGGCATTGCGATGGCGGGCATCTTCATCACCGGCATGTCATTATTCGTGGGGGCCATCGGCATCATGAACATCACCTTTGTGAGCGTCAAGGAGCGAACCCGGGAGATCGGCCTACGCAAAGCGCTCGGCGCTCGACGCCGTACCATTCTGTTGCAGTTTCTCATCGAATCGGTGATGATCTGCCTCGTCGGCGGCGTGATTGGCCTCGCCACGGCGCTCTCGATCACCGTGCTCATCCAGACTCTGCTGCCCGACTTCCCCGTCAGCTTCTCGCCGATGCTCGTCCTGGCGAGCATCGGAGTGTCGGTGGCAACCGGTATCATCTCCGGCCTCGCTCCGGCGATTTCAGCATCAAGGCTCGATCCGGCAGTTTCACTCAGGTACGAATAG
- a CDS encoding ABC transporter ATP-binding protein — protein sequence MGDQTVKALDGIDLDFRRNDYAAIMGPSGSGKSTLMNILGCLDTPTSGRYELNGQNVAEMDDDQLARVRNREIGFVFQTFNLLPRLNCLRNVELPLVYAGIDPEERLERARQALEQVGLGDRINHKPGELSGGQTQRVAIARALVNRPSIILADEPTGNLDTATSHDIMEIFGKLSDAGNTIILITHEEEIARFTRRIIRLRDGRIESDSAP from the coding sequence ATGGGCGACCAGACCGTGAAGGCGCTTGACGGCATCGATCTCGATTTCCGCAGGAACGACTACGCAGCCATCATGGGGCCGTCCGGCAGCGGCAAATCGACGCTGATGAATATCCTCGGCTGCCTCGACACACCAACCTCGGGACGCTACGAGCTGAACGGACAGAACGTGGCCGAAATGGATGACGACCAGCTCGCCCGCGTGCGCAATCGCGAAATCGGCTTCGTCTTTCAGACCTTCAACCTGCTGCCGCGCCTCAACTGCCTGCGTAACGTCGAGCTGCCGTTGGTCTACGCCGGAATCGATCCGGAAGAGCGGCTGGAACGGGCACGTCAGGCGCTCGAACAGGTTGGCCTCGGCGACCGGATCAACCACAAACCCGGCGAACTGTCGGGCGGGCAGACGCAACGCGTGGCCATCGCACGGGCGCTGGTCAACCGCCCGTCGATCATCCTGGCCGACGAGCCGACCGGCAACCTCGACACGGCCACCAGTCACGACATCATGGAGATTTTCGGCAAACTCTCCGACGCGGGCAACACCATCATCCTCATCACCCACGAAGAGGAGATCGCCCGTTTCACCCGCCGCATCATCCGCCTGCGCGACGGCAGAATCGAAAGCGACTCCGCACCATGA
- a CDS encoding efflux RND transporter periplasmic adaptor subunit, whose amino-acid sequence MAKTKRSGKLRNIIIIGGALFAIGVAALVWMNTREKAVEVTTEKVFRKEVVHTVTATGKIQPETEVAISPDVSGEIIELPVMEGQEVKTGQLLFRIQPDIYVNQVKQSRAQLNLSKAQSMEAKARMLKADDDFRKASILYKDKLISQTDWLTAKTNAEANRAAYEASRFSIQQNQSMLDQNDERLGKTVVRSPIDGTIVSLKSKSGERVVGTGQFPGTEVMRIANLDSMQLEVEVNENDIVNVRVGNPVTVTVDAFGDRKFTGEVREIANSATTQAANTQEEVTNFAVKIRILNHQRLLKPGMSGTAEIETQRVPNALVVPIQSVTIRDTSGKSPAVPANSSNDNKAVQVPSATRTPEEIEGVFVVENGRARFRKVKTGTTDNTHIIILSGLKEGETVVSGSYGAISRELHDGSAVKVQEKP is encoded by the coding sequence ATGGCTAAAACCAAACGCTCTGGAAAACTCCGCAACATCATCATCATCGGCGGCGCGCTCTTCGCCATCGGAGTTGCGGCGCTTGTCTGGATGAACACACGTGAAAAAGCGGTCGAGGTGACCACCGAAAAGGTGTTCCGCAAGGAGGTGGTGCACACCGTCACGGCAACCGGCAAAATCCAGCCCGAAACCGAGGTAGCCATTTCTCCCGACGTGTCGGGCGAGATCATCGAACTGCCGGTCATGGAGGGCCAGGAGGTGAAAACCGGGCAACTCCTCTTCAGGATTCAGCCCGACATCTACGTCAATCAGGTCAAGCAAAGCCGGGCCCAGCTCAATCTATCGAAAGCGCAAAGCATGGAGGCCAAAGCGCGAATGCTCAAGGCGGACGACGATTTCCGCAAGGCCTCGATTCTTTACAAGGACAAGCTGATCTCGCAGACCGACTGGCTCACGGCCAAAACCAACGCCGAAGCCAACCGCGCCGCTTACGAGGCTTCGCGCTTCTCCATCCAGCAGAACCAGAGTATGCTCGACCAGAACGACGAGCGCCTCGGCAAAACGGTGGTACGCTCTCCCATTGATGGCACGATCGTGTCGCTGAAAAGCAAGTCCGGCGAGCGCGTCGTCGGCACGGGGCAGTTCCCCGGCACCGAGGTGATGCGAATCGCCAACCTCGACAGTATGCAGCTCGAAGTGGAGGTGAACGAAAACGACATTGTCAACGTGCGCGTCGGCAATCCGGTCACGGTGACGGTCGATGCGTTCGGCGACCGCAAGTTCACGGGCGAGGTGCGCGAAATCGCCAACTCGGCCACCACGCAGGCCGCGAACACGCAGGAAGAGGTGACCAACTTCGCTGTCAAGATCAGAATTCTGAACCACCAGCGCCTGCTCAAGCCCGGCATGAGCGGCACGGCAGAGATCGAAACCCAGCGCGTGCCCAATGCGCTTGTCGTGCCGATCCAGAGTGTCACGATACGCGACACTTCAGGCAAATCCCCGGCCGTACCGGCAAATTCGTCAAACGATAACAAAGCGGTACAGGTACCATCTGCAACCAGAACACCAGAGGAGATCGAAGGGGTTTTTGTTGTCGAGAATGGACGCGCGCGTTTCCGGAAAGTCAAAACCGGCACCACCGACAACACCCACATCATCATCCTCTCCGGACTGAAAGAGGGAGAAACGGTGGTGTCGGGAAGCTACGGCGCCATCAGCCGCGAGCTGCACGACGGAAGCGCGGTGAAAGTGCAGGAGAAGCCGTGA
- a CDS encoding TolC family protein gives MMNKSVFTLLILFFLPVLTIHAENQPTKTLSLHECITIALNNASSVKKAENNLHLEGVDLLRSYGNFLPKVTSSASYVPRSVSRSYTSYSPLYGGGSDTAINMTSRSSTVDISLTASLNLFNGLSDYAALQAALDRKKAAGFTLQRAKETIAYDVTQHYYQVLLDKELLDIARENLKTSKDLLTLTNHQFNIGLKSITDLYQQQAEASNGNLAVINAENQLRRSKLELVRRLRIDPAEEIALEPVDTAVIAKLSPELDIEALSASSLRQRADLRAQDFERDAARQNVRQAAGARLPRLDLAFTMSSGAIDSYKTTMLGNTIDYAYPPVSKQLENGIDHAISLNLAWTIFDGFMTRYNVELAKVASRNSQLDYEELKDGIEIDLKQVAGDYRAAFTRIESARESLKASESAAQGITRKYDLGASNFVELSSARAALFNARSTLTQALYNLALQKALLDYTSGIGIEEVSNASSH, from the coding sequence ATGATGAACAAAAGCGTTTTCACCCTCCTCATCCTTTTTTTCCTGCCAGTACTGACCATCCACGCAGAGAATCAGCCGACAAAAACCCTTTCGCTGCACGAGTGCATCACGATCGCACTCAACAACGCCTCCTCCGTTAAAAAAGCTGAAAACAATCTGCACCTCGAAGGGGTGGACCTGCTGAGAAGCTACGGCAACTTCCTGCCGAAAGTTACCTCCTCGGCCAGCTATGTACCCCGTTCGGTCAGCCGATCGTACACATCCTACTCCCCGCTGTACGGCGGCGGATCGGACACGGCGATCAACATGACATCCCGGAGCTCAACCGTCGATATCAGCCTGACGGCATCGCTCAATCTCTTCAACGGCCTGAGCGACTACGCGGCCCTGCAGGCGGCGCTCGACCGCAAAAAGGCCGCCGGTTTCACCCTTCAGCGCGCAAAAGAGACCATCGCCTACGACGTGACGCAACACTACTATCAGGTGCTGCTCGACAAGGAACTGCTCGATATCGCGCGGGAAAACCTCAAGACGTCGAAGGATTTGCTGACCCTGACCAACCACCAGTTCAACATCGGCCTCAAATCGATCACCGACCTCTACCAGCAGCAGGCGGAAGCGAGCAACGGCAACCTCGCCGTCATCAACGCTGAAAACCAGCTCCGCCGCAGCAAGCTCGAACTCGTCCGGCGCCTGCGCATCGATCCGGCTGAAGAGATTGCGCTCGAACCGGTGGACACCGCCGTAATCGCCAAACTCTCGCCCGAGCTAGACATCGAGGCGCTTTCGGCATCGAGCCTCCGGCAGAGGGCCGACCTCCGGGCGCAGGACTTCGAACGCGATGCGGCGCGGCAGAATGTCCGGCAGGCCGCAGGCGCGCGGCTCCCCCGGCTTGACCTCGCCTTCACCATGAGCAGCGGCGCCATAGACTCTTACAAGACAACCATGCTGGGCAATACCATCGACTACGCCTATCCTCCAGTCAGCAAGCAACTCGAAAACGGCATCGACCACGCCATTTCGCTCAACCTTGCGTGGACAATCTTCGACGGATTCATGACACGCTACAATGTCGAGTTGGCCAAGGTCGCCAGCCGGAACAGTCAGCTCGATTACGAAGAGCTGAAGGACGGCATCGAGATCGACCTGAAGCAGGTTGCCGGTGATTACCGGGCGGCCTTCACGCGAATCGAGTCGGCGCGGGAGAGCCTGAAGGCGTCGGAATCGGCGGCTCAGGGCATCACGCGCAAGTACGATCTCGGCGCCTCGAACTTCGTCGAGCTCAGCTCGGCAAGGGCGGCGCTCTTCAACGCCCGCTCAACACTGACCCAGGCGCTTTACAACCTCGCGCTGCAAAAGGCGCTGCTCGATTACACCAGCGGCATTGGCATCGAAGAGGTCAGCAACGCATCATCTCACTGA
- a CDS encoding tetratricopeptide repeat protein produces MTSDPHLIFADVSLDIKCGAFQPALDKLSSMGRWLPESYIFHLLFARATRGLKRYEEAIEHLSHCCRIAPANQVAWRELIEVKTLQSQAPEPARTPAIDEVAVEFEELSKALAGFTPPRATECFEPTPIAEQKQPFPDDASIAVPTESLANLFINQGAYKKAIRVYTSLIQLNPSKADCYRQSIDRVLEKL; encoded by the coding sequence ATGACCAGTGACCCGCACCTCATATTTGCCGATGTCTCGCTGGACATCAAGTGCGGTGCGTTCCAGCCAGCTCTCGACAAGCTGAGCAGCATGGGACGCTGGCTGCCGGAATCATACATCTTTCATCTGCTCTTCGCGCGGGCAACGCGAGGGCTGAAAAGATATGAAGAGGCCATCGAACATCTCAGCCACTGCTGCCGCATTGCACCGGCAAACCAGGTCGCCTGGCGGGAGCTGATCGAGGTCAAGACGCTCCAGTCGCAAGCACCTGAACCGGCGCGGACACCGGCCATCGACGAGGTCGCCGTGGAGTTCGAGGAGCTCTCGAAAGCGCTCGCCGGATTCACTCCACCACGTGCCACCGAATGCTTCGAGCCGACACCGATTGCCGAACAGAAGCAGCCATTCCCCGACGACGCATCGATTGCCGTACCGACCGAGTCGCTGGCCAACCTCTTTATCAATCAGGGCGCATACAAAAAGGCCATCCGGGTCTACACCTCGCTCATCCAGCTCAATCCGTCAAAAGCGGATTGCTACCGGCAGTCCATCGACCGGGTTCTTGAAAAGCTGTGA